Proteins encoded in a region of the Desulfosoma sp. genome:
- a CDS encoding DUF4911 domain-containing protein, whose product MNMDRCKVFEVWIHPRNIHLLTSIVEAYEGLGVVTTEDPRLALVRIAVAPGCEPELQKILQQEKDRLGIRSFTESGPLK is encoded by the coding sequence ATGAACATGGATCGATGCAAGGTTTTTGAAGTGTGGATACACCCGCGTAACATTCACCTGCTGACCTCCATTGTCGAAGCCTATGAAGGTTTGGGCGTTGTGACGACGGAGGATCCTCGACTAGCTCTGGTACGCATCGCCGTGGCACCGGGCTGCGAACCGGAACTGCAAAAAATTCTTCAACAAGAAAAGGATCGTCTGGGCATTCGATCCTTTACGGAGAGCGGTCCCTTGAAATAA
- a CDS encoding CDP-alcohol phosphatidyltransferase family protein — protein MTIPNLLTLLRILLTPLLVWLLLNERLTGALTVFFLAGITDGLDGFIARVFHQKSRLGAYLDPLADKILLVTSFILLGHLTLVPNALVIVAVSRDLLILTGVMTFWFFQIPLEIRPSLLSKLTTLAQIVTVLLTLSQPLMGWSPTVRKILYALTGLITVASGLHYTVLGFRIWERGRPAGTDGLA, from the coding sequence ATGACCATACCGAACCTTCTGACACTTCTACGAATCCTGCTGACACCTCTGCTTGTCTGGCTTCTTTTGAACGAAAGGCTCACGGGAGCCTTGACGGTTTTCTTCTTGGCAGGCATCACCGACGGGCTGGACGGATTCATTGCTCGAGTCTTTCATCAAAAGAGCCGGCTGGGCGCCTACTTAGACCCTTTGGCGGATAAGATTCTCTTGGTGACCAGCTTTATTTTGCTAGGGCATTTGACACTGGTGCCCAATGCTTTGGTGATTGTGGCTGTGAGCCGAGACTTGTTGATTCTTACCGGAGTCATGACTTTTTGGTTTTTTCAGATACCTTTGGAGATTCGCCCCAGCCTTTTAAGCAAATTAACTACACTGGCCCAAATTGTTACCGTGCTCCTCACCTTGTCGCAACCCCTGATGGGTTGGTCACCGACGGTTCGTAAGATTTTGTACGCTTTGACAGGGCTCATCACCGTCGCCAGTGGATTGCACTACACTGTTCTGGGGTTTCGCATTTGGGAAAGAGGACGGCCTGCGGGAACGGATGGATTGGCATGA
- the thrS gene encoding threonine--tRNA ligase, whose protein sequence is MVEETVRVEFSDGTSLELPKGATIKEALAQWKKSKNGWVAARLNGKLKDLRAPIEESGTLEPLNPETPEGLEILRHSTSHIMAQAVQELFPGTRIAIGPAIENGFYYDFDVPESFSPEDLEKIEAKMAEIIAAGLPFERQELPREEAIELFRDRGETYKVELLEELAEPTVSVYRQGNFVDLCRGPHIPDTSYVKAYKLLSLAGAYWRGDERNAMLQRIYGTVFPDKKGLKKYLDFLAEAQRRDHRRLGRELDLFSFSDEVGAGMVIYHPKGALLRHILETFEKKEHLRRGYQIVMGPTLLKTDLWKRSGHFDNYRENMYFTEIEGQSYGIKPMNCLAHMLIYKSKVRSYRDLPIRYFELGTVHRHEKSGVLHGLLRVRQFTQDDAHILCTPEQLHSEIQGIVDFVIEVMGLFGFSYEMEISTRPAKSIGTDEDWERATKALMAALEDKGIPYQICEGEGAFYGPKIDVKLRDALERKWQCATIQCDFTLPERFDLTYVGPDGQKHRPVMLHRVILGAIERFLGVLIEHYAGAFPTWLAPVQAIIVTVTDKQLPFARSVYAQMRDAGVRVELDERNEKLGFKIREAQMQKIPYMLVIGDSEVEAGAVRPRKRDGQQLELMRPEQVIELLRNECLEGSGGRIGLGAV, encoded by the coding sequence ATGGTCGAAGAAACGGTTCGAGTCGAGTTTTCGGATGGAACCTCCCTGGAACTCCCTAAAGGAGCCACCATTAAAGAGGCTTTGGCGCAGTGGAAAAAATCCAAGAACGGTTGGGTGGCTGCGCGACTGAATGGAAAGCTTAAAGATCTTCGAGCACCCATTGAGGAAAGTGGCACCCTGGAGCCTCTGAACCCAGAGACGCCGGAAGGGTTGGAAATCCTTCGCCACAGCACATCCCACATCATGGCTCAAGCGGTCCAAGAGCTGTTCCCCGGCACCAGAATTGCCATCGGTCCTGCCATTGAAAACGGTTTTTACTACGATTTTGATGTGCCTGAATCCTTCAGCCCGGAAGATCTGGAAAAGATTGAAGCCAAAATGGCGGAAATCATCGCGGCGGGTTTGCCTTTTGAACGTCAGGAACTGCCCCGTGAAGAGGCCATCGAACTCTTTCGAGATCGCGGCGAAACCTATAAGGTGGAACTGCTCGAAGAACTGGCGGAACCCACGGTGTCCGTGTACCGTCAGGGAAATTTCGTGGATCTATGCCGCGGCCCTCACATTCCCGACACCAGTTATGTAAAGGCCTACAAACTGTTGTCCTTGGCCGGAGCCTACTGGCGCGGGGATGAACGCAATGCCATGCTGCAGCGTATTTACGGGACTGTTTTTCCGGACAAAAAAGGGCTCAAGAAGTACCTGGACTTTCTTGCCGAAGCGCAACGACGGGATCACCGTCGGCTGGGTCGGGAACTGGATCTGTTCAGTTTTTCCGACGAGGTGGGTGCCGGAATGGTCATTTATCATCCCAAAGGCGCCCTTTTAAGGCATATCCTGGAAACCTTTGAAAAGAAAGAGCATTTACGTCGAGGTTACCAGATTGTCATGGGGCCGACCCTGCTTAAGACCGATCTATGGAAGCGCTCCGGCCATTTCGACAATTACCGTGAAAACATGTACTTTACGGAAATCGAAGGGCAGTCCTACGGAATCAAGCCCATGAACTGTCTTGCGCATATGCTTATCTACAAGTCCAAGGTGCGCAGCTATAGGGATTTGCCCATTCGCTATTTCGAACTAGGGACAGTGCATCGACATGAAAAATCGGGTGTGCTCCACGGACTTCTGCGTGTTCGTCAGTTCACCCAAGACGATGCTCACATTCTTTGCACCCCGGAACAGTTGCATTCCGAAATTCAAGGCATTGTGGATTTCGTGATCGAGGTGATGGGGCTTTTTGGCTTTTCCTACGAAATGGAGATCAGTACACGGCCGGCAAAATCCATTGGAACCGATGAAGATTGGGAGCGGGCCACCAAAGCGCTTATGGCCGCTTTGGAAGACAAGGGGATTCCTTATCAAATCTGTGAAGGCGAAGGCGCCTTTTACGGGCCCAAGATTGATGTGAAGCTTCGAGACGCTTTGGAACGCAAATGGCAATGTGCGACGATTCAATGCGACTTTACCCTGCCCGAACGCTTTGACCTCACCTATGTGGGCCCGGACGGGCAAAAACACCGCCCGGTCATGCTTCATCGTGTGATTCTCGGCGCCATTGAACGCTTCCTTGGTGTCCTTATTGAACATTATGCCGGCGCTTTCCCCACGTGGCTGGCTCCCGTGCAGGCCATCATTGTCACAGTGACGGACAAGCAGCTCCCCTTTGCCCGTTCTGTGTATGCACAAATGAGGGATGCCGGGGTGCGAGTGGAACTGGATGAACGCAATGAAAAGTTAGGCTTTAAGATCCGTGAAGCGCAGATGCAAAAGATACCCTACATGTTGGTGATCGGGGACAGTGAAGTGGAGGCCGGAGCGGTGCGACCCAGAAAAAGGGACGGGCAGCAGTTGGAACTGATGCGGCCTGAGCAAGTGATTGAACTCCTTCGCAACGAATGCCTGGAAGGTTCCGGTGGAAGGATAGGGTTAGGCGCGGTGTAG
- the infC gene encoding translation initiation factor IF-3, translated as MNLEEREDWTLKKEQENINEKIRARQVRVIGADGSQLGIMSIDEALNAAREEGLDLVEVAPNADPPVCKIMDYGKFRYQQSKRSQEAKKKQTVIQVKEVKLRPKTDEHDIQTKLRHIRRFLAQKDKAKVTVIFRGREIAFKERGEMVLQRVLDELKDEVVVEMPPKMEGRNLVMILAPKS; from the coding sequence TTGAACCTTGAGGAAAGGGAGGATTGGACTCTGAAAAAAGAACAAGAAAACATCAATGAAAAGATCCGCGCACGACAGGTGCGCGTCATTGGTGCGGACGGAAGCCAGCTGGGCATCATGTCCATCGATGAGGCCTTGAACGCGGCTCGAGAAGAAGGGCTGGACCTGGTGGAGGTGGCCCCCAATGCGGACCCTCCGGTCTGCAAGATCATGGATTACGGAAAATTCCGGTATCAGCAGAGCAAGCGTTCCCAGGAAGCCAAAAAGAAACAAACCGTCATTCAGGTCAAGGAAGTCAAACTCAGGCCCAAGACGGACGAGCACGACATCCAGACCAAACTGCGCCATATTCGCCGTTTTTTAGCTCAGAAGGACAAGGCGAAGGTGACGGTGATCTTTCGAGGCCGTGAAATCGCCTTCAAGGAACGAGGGGAGATGGTTCTTCAAAGGGTGCTGGATGAACTCAAGGACGAGGTTGTCGTGGAAATGCCACCCAAGATGGAAGGCCGAAACCTGGTCATGATCCTGGCCCCTAAATCTTAG
- the rpmI gene encoding 50S ribosomal protein L35, producing the protein MPKLKTKRGAAKRFHRTGGGLFARAKAGKSHILTKKSAKRKRALRQSALVDSANFRAVSRMLPYA; encoded by the coding sequence ATGCCCAAGTTGAAAACGAAACGAGGGGCCGCCAAGCGCTTTCATCGCACAGGCGGCGGTTTATTTGCGCGGGCCAAGGCGGGCAAGAGCCATATTCTGACCAAGAAAAGTGCGAAGAGAAAAAGAGCTCTACGTCAATCCGCCCTTGTGGACTCCGCCAATTTCAGAGCTGTCTCGCGCATGCTTCCCTACGCCTAG
- the rplT gene encoding 50S ribosomal protein L20 has product MPRVKKAVKSRQRRKKILHMAKGYRGGRSKLLRTAKETVQRALVYAYRDRRARKRDFRSLWIMRINAAARQHGMSYSRFMDGLKKADVNLDRKVLASLAVHDPNAFAKLVALAKEAA; this is encoded by the coding sequence ATGCCTCGAGTGAAGAAAGCGGTGAAATCGCGCCAGCGGCGCAAAAAAATCCTCCATATGGCCAAGGGGTATCGAGGGGGTAGAAGCAAACTGCTGCGAACGGCCAAAGAGACGGTGCAGAGAGCTTTGGTGTACGCCTACCGGGATCGAAGGGCTCGAAAGCGCGATTTTCGTAGCCTTTGGATTATGCGAATCAACGCCGCCGCCCGTCAGCACGGCATGAGTTACAGCCGTTTCATGGATGGACTGAAGAAGGCCGATGTGAATTTGGACCGAAAAGTTTTGGCGAGCCTCGCGGTCCATGACCCCAACGCTTTTGCCAAGCTTGTGGCCCTAGCCAAAGAAGCCGCATAG
- the pheS gene encoding phenylalanine--tRNA ligase subunit alpha has translation MEDTARALLVQAEKAITDARDDLKALEALRVRFLGRKGELTALFKNLGQVDSNQRPVVGKVLNEVKARLEMLLEEAIQGAKERAARQGEAVDITAPGRRPLRGRLHPITQTAMEIASIFNRLGFETVEGPEVELDYYNFEALNIPKDHPARDMQDTFYVSEDVVLRTHTSPLQVRTMERKKPPIKIIAPGKAYRCDSDVTHSPMFHQVEGLMVGKGVSFGDLKGVLTVFVHQMFGPDVGLRFRPSFFPFTEPSAEVDIQCVICKGAGCRVCSQSGWLEILGSGMVDPEVFKMVGYDPEEVTGFAFGMGIERIAMLKYGINDLRLFFENDLRFLRQF, from the coding sequence ATGGAAGACACAGCACGTGCTCTGCTCGTTCAGGCGGAAAAGGCCATCACCGACGCCCGAGACGACCTCAAGGCGTTGGAAGCGCTTCGAGTCCGTTTTCTGGGACGAAAAGGCGAACTGACGGCTTTGTTTAAAAATCTTGGCCAGGTGGATTCGAACCAGCGTCCCGTTGTGGGGAAAGTGCTGAACGAGGTGAAAGCCCGCCTGGAGATGCTTCTGGAAGAAGCGATTCAAGGAGCTAAGGAACGGGCCGCCCGTCAGGGTGAAGCAGTGGACATTACGGCACCGGGTCGGCGTCCTCTTCGAGGTCGTCTGCATCCCATCACCCAGACGGCCATGGAGATCGCCTCCATTTTTAATCGACTGGGTTTTGAAACCGTGGAAGGCCCGGAAGTGGAGCTGGATTATTATAATTTCGAAGCCCTGAACATCCCCAAGGATCATCCGGCTCGGGATATGCAAGACACTTTTTATGTGTCTGAAGACGTGGTCTTGCGCACACATACTTCCCCGCTTCAGGTGCGCACCATGGAACGTAAAAAACCTCCCATCAAGATCATCGCCCCGGGCAAGGCTTATCGTTGCGATTCCGATGTGACCCATTCCCCGATGTTTCATCAGGTGGAAGGCCTTATGGTGGGCAAGGGGGTCTCCTTCGGGGATCTTAAAGGTGTCCTTACGGTCTTTGTGCACCAGATGTTCGGGCCGGATGTGGGGTTGCGGTTTCGTCCCAGCTTCTTTCCCTTTACGGAGCCCAGCGCCGAAGTGGATATTCAGTGTGTGATCTGCAAAGGGGCCGGATGCCGTGTGTGCTCTCAGAGCGGCTGGCTGGAAATCCTCGGCTCCGGAATGGTGGACCCTGAAGTGTTCAAGATGGTGGGCTATGATCCCGAGGAAGTCACCGGGTTTGCCTTTGGCATGGGCATTGAGCGTATCGCTATGCTCAAATACGGCATCAATGATCTCAGACTCTTTTTTGAAAACGACCTAAGGTTCTTGCGCCAGTTTTGA
- the pheT gene encoding phenylalanine--tRNA ligase subunit beta, producing MIVSGAWLRDYVNLTMDMEELAERLTMVGLEVEAVEKPYAYLKTVVVGRVTAVEAHPEADKLKICRVEDGVGERRIVCGAPNVAVGQHVPLALPGTVLPSGMVLQETTIRGQLSQGMLCSQKELQLGEDASGIWILPQDTPVGRSLAEVFDLDDVRLDVSITPNRGDCLSMVGIAREAAAICGTSVRYPTITVQETGPKIESLASVTLEDSVGCPRYAARLIQGVTVGPSPEWMKRRLESAGIRSINNIVDVTNYVLLELGQPLHAFDYDRLHEGRIVVRRAYAGEKFVTLDGVERTLFDDTLLICDGRGPVAIAGIMGGLESEITPSTTRVLIESAYFQPECIRRSSRKLGLRTESSYRFERGVDPEGVLRAADRAAQLMLELAGGSIAQGCLDAYPVPIARPRITLRVPKVNQFLGMDLSAQKMADVLRSLEMDVEAVDADTLQVTPPSFRLDVTREVDLAEEVARLVGYDQVPVTHAQVPLYSDPVDPHAQTRWEIKRLLEAAGYHEVLTFSFTSEKALRSLGFSEDDFRLQPVRLLNPLSEEQAVMRTSLLAGLLQTARLNLDRGNLDVRLFELSKVFLPQPGQLLPREDHHLAGVMVGRRDPRAVYGAEDTVDYTDVKGVVEEVLAALYLDESQVRFTREKIPPYSDPRFSATLEVKGVPVGSLGRLHPDVQEAFDLKREVYYFELDFEALFALRNPHPGFTPLPKFPSVIRDMALIVEAKLPVAEPLSFIRSLSEPLVESVFIFDLYRGKPLADHQKGVGYRIVYRAADRNLTDEEVNAVHRRITDQVLDRFQATLR from the coding sequence ATGATTGTCAGTGGTGCGTGGCTTCGAGATTACGTCAATCTCACCATGGACATGGAAGAGCTGGCGGAAAGGTTGACCATGGTGGGGCTCGAAGTGGAAGCCGTGGAAAAACCTTACGCCTACTTGAAGACTGTGGTGGTGGGGCGTGTGACGGCTGTGGAGGCGCATCCCGAGGCCGACAAGCTGAAAATCTGTCGTGTCGAAGACGGAGTCGGCGAACGGCGCATCGTTTGCGGTGCGCCCAATGTGGCCGTGGGGCAACATGTTCCCCTGGCTCTTCCCGGCACGGTTTTGCCCTCAGGCATGGTGCTTCAGGAAACGACCATTCGCGGGCAATTGTCTCAGGGCATGCTCTGTTCCCAAAAAGAACTGCAGCTGGGCGAAGACGCTTCCGGGATCTGGATCTTGCCTCAAGATACACCTGTGGGCCGATCTCTTGCCGAAGTTTTCGACCTGGACGATGTGCGCCTGGATGTGTCCATTACGCCCAACCGTGGAGACTGTTTGTCCATGGTGGGAATCGCTCGAGAAGCGGCGGCTATTTGCGGAACATCCGTGCGTTATCCGACCATCACGGTCCAGGAAACAGGCCCGAAGATAGAATCGCTGGCTTCCGTGACTCTGGAAGATTCTGTGGGTTGTCCACGATATGCGGCGCGCCTTATTCAAGGGGTCACCGTGGGCCCCTCCCCGGAATGGATGAAACGCCGTCTGGAATCGGCAGGCATTCGTTCCATTAACAATATCGTGGATGTGACCAACTACGTCCTGCTGGAACTGGGACAACCCCTGCATGCCTTTGATTACGACCGGTTGCACGAAGGACGTATAGTGGTGCGTCGTGCCTATGCCGGAGAAAAATTCGTGACTTTGGACGGTGTGGAACGCACCCTTTTTGACGACACATTGCTCATTTGCGACGGGCGAGGTCCTGTGGCCATTGCCGGTATTATGGGAGGACTGGAGTCGGAAATCACTCCGTCCACGACACGGGTTCTCATTGAAAGCGCTTATTTTCAGCCGGAATGTATTCGTAGAAGCAGCCGAAAACTCGGATTGCGCACCGAATCCAGTTATCGTTTTGAACGTGGTGTAGACCCCGAAGGGGTGCTGCGTGCCGCCGACCGTGCCGCACAGCTCATGCTGGAACTGGCTGGAGGATCCATCGCGCAAGGGTGCCTGGATGCGTATCCCGTTCCTATAGCTCGCCCTCGCATTACGCTTCGTGTCCCCAAGGTGAACCAATTCCTGGGCATGGATCTGAGCGCCCAGAAAATGGCGGATGTGTTACGGTCCCTTGAGATGGATGTTGAAGCTGTGGATGCCGACACCCTTCAGGTGACACCCCCGTCTTTTCGCCTGGATGTCACTCGAGAAGTGGATCTGGCCGAAGAAGTGGCTCGGTTGGTGGGCTACGATCAAGTGCCCGTGACCCACGCCCAGGTGCCTCTTTACAGCGATCCCGTGGATCCCCATGCACAGACTCGGTGGGAAATTAAAAGACTTTTGGAAGCCGCCGGCTACCATGAAGTGCTCACTTTTTCTTTCACGTCTGAAAAAGCTTTGCGATCTCTCGGGTTTTCCGAAGACGATTTCAGGCTTCAGCCAGTTCGGCTGCTCAATCCGCTGAGCGAAGAGCAGGCTGTTATGCGCACATCACTTCTGGCGGGATTGCTTCAGACAGCCCGCCTGAACCTGGATCGCGGGAACTTGGATGTGCGTCTTTTTGAGTTGAGTAAGGTCTTCCTGCCGCAACCTGGGCAGTTATTGCCTCGAGAAGACCATCACCTGGCTGGGGTGATGGTGGGACGCCGGGATCCTCGCGCGGTTTATGGGGCCGAGGATACGGTGGATTACACGGATGTCAAAGGCGTGGTGGAAGAGGTTCTGGCAGCGTTGTATTTGGATGAATCCCAGGTCAGGTTTACTCGAGAGAAGATTCCACCTTACAGTGATCCAAGGTTTTCGGCAACACTTGAGGTCAAGGGTGTTCCGGTAGGTTCTTTGGGGCGTCTTCATCCTGATGTGCAGGAGGCTTTTGACCTGAAGCGGGAAGTGTACTACTTCGAACTGGATTTCGAAGCTCTTTTTGCTTTGAGAAATCCACATCCTGGATTTACGCCGCTTCCTAAGTTTCCTTCGGTGATCCGGGATATGGCATTGATTGTGGAAGCAAAACTTCCAGTGGCCGAGCCCTTGTCTTTTATTCGCTCGCTTTCGGAACCTCTTGTGGAATCTGTTTTCATTTTTGATTTGTACCGAGGAAAACCATTGGCCGATCATCAAAAAGGTGTGGGGTACCGAATCGTGTATCGTGCCGCCGATCGGAACCTCACCGACGAAGAAGTGAATGCCGTGCATCGGCGCATCACGGACCAGGTCTTGGATCGCTTTCAGGCCACCCTCCGCTAA
- a CDS encoding PilZ domain-containing protein: protein MFGNGLIQDKGEGDRPKAVQVTFVHESHKGMGRSIHFNEIGMLVLCQDPAPLQARLRLSLHFPGLKHPIDVEGEVVWTNPYGADDTVTPRGMGVKFLELDPAKARLLADFSERYRVYGNLYEIFYT, encoded by the coding sequence ATGTTTGGAAACGGTCTTATCCAGGACAAGGGGGAAGGGGATCGCCCCAAAGCAGTTCAGGTGACCTTTGTTCACGAATCCCATAAGGGCATGGGCCGTTCCATTCACTTCAACGAAATCGGCATGCTGGTGCTCTGTCAAGATCCGGCGCCGTTGCAGGCTCGTTTACGCCTGAGCCTTCATTTTCCCGGCTTGAAACATCCCATTGATGTCGAAGGCGAGGTGGTGTGGACCAATCCATACGGAGCCGATGACACCGTGACACCTCGGGGCATGGGTGTGAAATTCCTGGAGCTGGATCCGGCCAAGGCGAGGCTTTTAGCCGATTTCTCGGAGCGCTACAGGGTCTACGGGAATCTGTACGAAATCTTTTACACTTAG
- a CDS encoding manganese efflux pump MntP family protein: MTPLETFLLAVALGCDAFAVGLGVGTRFCAPRQVFRLSFHFGLFQFLMPLVGWALGLYLVGLVQRWGPWLAFFLLVFIGGKMAYESLQGEESREVCADPTRGLSLVVLSVATSMDALGVGFSLGILGRDLLAAAVCIGITAGLMTWAAMRVGNRLSILWGRRMGVFGGVVLIAIAFKLLLG, encoded by the coding sequence ATGACCCCTCTGGAAACCTTTCTTCTTGCCGTAGCTTTAGGTTGTGACGCTTTTGCCGTGGGCTTGGGTGTGGGCACTCGATTTTGTGCGCCGCGACAGGTCTTTCGTCTCTCCTTTCATTTCGGGCTGTTTCAGTTTCTGATGCCCCTTGTGGGTTGGGCTCTGGGTCTGTACCTTGTGGGCCTGGTCCAAAGGTGGGGACCATGGTTGGCTTTTTTTCTTCTTGTTTTCATTGGTGGGAAAATGGCTTATGAAAGCCTTCAGGGTGAAGAATCCCGAGAAGTGTGTGCGGATCCCACTCGGGGCCTCAGCCTGGTGGTGCTCTCTGTGGCTACCAGCATGGATGCTTTGGGGGTAGGATTCAGTTTGGGCATTTTGGGTCGGGACCTGCTGGCAGCGGCGGTGTGCATCGGCATTACCGCCGGGCTGATGACCTGGGCGGCCATGCGCGTCGGTAACCGACTTTCCATTTTGTGGGGGCGTCGCATGGGCGTTTTCGGAGGCGTGGTCCTGATCGCTATTGCTTTTAAGCTCTTGCTAGGCTGA